In Ruminococcaceae bacterium R-25, one genomic interval encodes:
- a CDS encoding FHA domain-containing protein: MQIKKGPYGYYAIEKFDSPDRLCSYAEEVIAGNKTDFYLRPVTEIFGSGAMCCFEFSGYMQITDPEFSVFSPNKKTASKKKDAKNLSLRRKSCGDLFYAVAKLLDNLISPSCLVLDPNMMFTDPDGITVKMCCIPIKSDPNDLCISSLGASRLEDLLNCDFFKSVITDDERNALVYSVKENKEDLFLKVARIIKGIDEEPNPALPEQNTESKVQITGAVKNLSRSDRDLIIAGLSAFLSLASILNRMLLPCFLFYFLALIIFATTLLNMRKSKESIKKEESEEVSKQRSSILFSDLPQTQDSEENHFIPLTSGKLILISDRNDVKKNYSVYLSETNIGSDCFLSDIVIDDPLIAPLHAVIRQKDGAFYLEPSKGSGRTYIEDSPIENGRAYEIKSGQKITFGEIEFRFSS, from the coding sequence ATGCAGATAAAAAAGGGACCCTACGGATATTACGCCATAGAGAAGTTTGACAGTCCGGACAGATTATGCAGTTATGCCGAAGAGGTAATTGCCGGAAATAAGACAGACTTCTATCTCCGCCCTGTTACCGAGATTTTCGGTTCGGGAGCGATGTGCTGCTTTGAATTTTCAGGATATATGCAGATAACAGATCCGGAGTTTTCCGTATTTTCTCCGAACAAAAAGACTGCTTCAAAGAAAAAAGATGCAAAGAACTTAAGTTTAAGACGCAAGTCCTGCGGGGACCTTTTTTACGCTGTTGCCAAACTTCTGGATAATCTCATATCGCCTTCATGCCTGGTCTTGGATCCCAACATGATGTTCACGGATCCTGACGGCATTACGGTCAAGATGTGCTGCATTCCGATTAAGAGCGATCCTAATGATCTCTGCATCTCATCTCTTGGTGCATCTAGACTCGAAGACCTTCTAAACTGCGACTTCTTTAAAAGCGTTATCACTGACGATGAGAGAAATGCATTAGTATACAGCGTGAAAGAAAACAAGGAAGATTTATTCCTAAAAGTCGCACGCATAATCAAAGGCATAGATGAAGAACCAAATCCGGCTTTGCCTGAACAAAACACAGAGAGCAAAGTACAAATAACAGGAGCTGTTAAGAATCTTTCCAGGTCTGACAGAGATCTGATAATTGCAGGGCTTTCTGCATTCCTTTCACTTGCATCGATACTAAACAGGATGCTCCTTCCCTGCTTCCTGTTCTACTTCCTTGCATTAATAATCTTTGCGACAACTCTTCTTAATATGAGAAAGAGCAAAGAGAGCATCAAGAAAGAAGAATCTGAAGAAGTATCCAAACAAAGAAGTTCCATTCTTTTTTCTGATTTACCGCAAACTCAAGACAGCGAAGAAAATCATTTCATACCGCTGACATCAGGAAAGCTGATACTTATATCCGACAGGAATGACGTAAAGAAAAACTACTCTGTTTACTTAAGCGAGACCAATATCGGTTCAGACTGCTTTTTGTCTGACATAGTTATCGACGATCCGTTGATAGCGCCGCTTCATGCAGTGATCAGGCAAAAGGACGGAGCATTCTATTTAGAGCCTTCAAAAGGCTCTGGAAGAACATATATAGAAGACTCTCCTATCGAAAACGGAAGAGCTTATGAGATCAAATCAGGACAAAAGATAACATTCGGAGAAATTGAATTCAGGTTCAGCAGTTAA
- a CDS encoding F-type H+-transporting ATPase subunit gamma, whose product MESFSAIKKRMKSVNDISQMTNAMQLVSSAKMRRSQLLHESMYPFFLFCVESMQEMIRNNEHLDNPFFILDQKQEGETWKIGYYVLSGDQGLAGAYNNNMVKITEDHIRKKIMENSQKNIATSYELNVFGRLAREKLSRFGYKVNNEFSFPISEPTYNDARQVSAIMRNRYLKGDFDLVYLLYTHMESSIKMEPVALRLLPVDAKSIKILLPKDLDDAGVAMQKGNELEYFPNSDAVFNYLIDSYTNAMVFGAMVDAFASEQTARLTAMENATDNAEEMMKKLELMSNRARQAKITTELTEIVNGAQQADKM is encoded by the coding sequence ATGGAGAGCTTTTCCGCAATCAAGAAGAGAATGAAGAGCGTCAATGACATTAGTCAGATGACTAATGCGATGCAGCTCGTCTCGAGTGCGAAAATGAGAAGATCCCAGCTCCTTCACGAATCGATGTATCCGTTCTTCCTTTTCTGCGTTGAGTCAATGCAGGAGATGATTAGAAATAACGAACACCTGGATAACCCGTTCTTTATCTTGGACCAGAAGCAGGAAGGCGAGACCTGGAAGATCGGCTATTACGTTCTTTCCGGTGACCAGGGCTTAGCAGGTGCTTACAACAATAACATGGTCAAGATCACTGAAGATCACATAAGAAAAAAGATCATGGAGAATTCCCAGAAGAACATTGCGACTTCTTATGAGCTCAATGTTTTCGGGCGTCTGGCAAGGGAAAAGCTCTCAAGGTTCGGCTATAAGGTTAATAACGAGTTCTCGTTCCCGATCTCTGAACCTACTTACAACGATGCGCGCCAGGTTAGCGCGATCATGAGAAACAGATACCTTAAGGGCGATTTCGACCTCGTTTATCTTCTTTATACGCATATGGAATCTTCCATTAAGATGGAGCCCGTCGCTTTAAGACTCCTGCCGGTAGATGCGAAGTCCATCAAGATCCTTCTTCCCAAGGACTTGGACGATGCCGGCGTCGCTATGCAGAAGGGTAATGAACTCGAGTATTTCCCGAATTCTGATGCGGTATTCAACTACCTCATCGATTCATATACAAACGCAATGGTTTTCGGCGCGATGGTCGATGCTTTCGCAAGTGAGCAGACGGCAAGACTCACCGCGATGGAGAATGCGACAGACAATGCTGAAGAAATGATGAAAAAGCTTGAACTTATGAGCAACCGTGCGCGTCAGGCGAAGATCACGACAGAACTGACCGAGATCGTAAACGGTGCCCAGCAGGCAGATAAGATGTGA
- a CDS encoding methyltransferase family protein, with the protein MSATDGLGWTFDTAVSNYDKMRPGYVDELYQAIFKYIPIDGNSNVAEVGSGSGQATLPVLKTGCKLTAVEYGENFSELLKNKFKDFPKFSVVTGKFEEVSLEEDVFDLVFSATAFHWVPEKEGYEKVYRMLKKGGAFARFANRPRNCQNEPELGEEIQELYHEYYNKQHNIKSGTKKWFTEEDAKAISLIPEKYGFTDIKYFLFYRERVFTASEYTKLLGTYSDHIAIEESIRKVFFSKIEDAINRHGGTITISDTLDLELARK; encoded by the coding sequence ATGTCTGCAACTGACGGTTTGGGCTGGACTTTTGATACAGCGGTTTCCAATTACGACAAGATGAGACCTGGTTATGTTGATGAGCTCTATCAGGCTATCTTTAAATACATTCCAATCGATGGGAACAGCAATGTAGCAGAAGTCGGCAGCGGTTCAGGCCAGGCAACACTTCCCGTATTAAAGACAGGCTGCAAGTTAACTGCAGTCGAATATGGTGAGAACTTTTCTGAGCTTTTGAAAAATAAGTTCAAGGACTTTCCGAAGTTTTCTGTCGTAACAGGAAAGTTCGAAGAAGTATCTTTGGAGGAAGACGTCTTTGATCTTGTTTTCTCAGCTACGGCATTCCACTGGGTACCTGAGAAGGAAGGCTACGAGAAGGTATACAGGATGCTCAAAAAGGGCGGAGCATTTGCAAGATTTGCAAACCGCCCGAGGAACTGTCAAAACGAGCCTGAGCTTGGAGAAGAGATACAGGAGTTATATCACGAGTATTACAACAAGCAGCATAATATAAAGTCAGGAACCAAAAAGTGGTTCACTGAAGAGGATGCAAAAGCAATCTCTTTGATCCCTGAAAAATACGGATTTACGGATATCAAGTATTTCCTTTTCTACCGAGAAAGAGTTTTTACTGCCAGTGAATATACCAAGCTTCTTGGAACATATTCTGATCATATTGCGATCGAGGAAAGCATAAGGAAAGTATTCTTCTCAAAGATCGAAGATGCCATCAACCGTCATGGCGGGACTATAACAATAAGCGATACTCTTGATCTGGAACTTGCTAGGAAATAA
- a CDS encoding F-type H+-transporting ATPase subunit alpha — MSNNPTDNKDTKIKSKGPSLRIETAGDISEERLVRFAAKFAELNEIEDYRLIVEPRPDLIGGFIIYFQGSRYDYSIRGQLNRIGSFIKQTRSFDANEDGSAALSKEEFPATKIKEDLADALELFPESHKISIDNLEISNLGDDELDRRVEDAFLFQEHRDEVGKVASISDGVASVTGLKNCMANELIEFSSGATGIAMNLEKSKVGVVLLTGEDTVVESMSCKRTMTTCSVPVGMGLLGRVVDALGHPIDGKGVIRYTEERPVESPAPTIIQRAPVNTPLFTGITAIDALTPIGRGQRELIIGDRQTGKTSIALDAIINQKNEDVICVYVPIGQKMANIVATAGLLEKHGALDYTVVVAASASESAAMQYIAPFSACAIAEKFMYDYHKDVLIVYDDLSKHAQAYRAISLLLRRPPGREAYPGDVFYLHSRLLERAAKLSNELGGGSITALPIVETQGNDISAYIPTNVISITDGQIYLSPELFFSGQRPAVNVGLSVSRVGGAAQTKAVKKVAGPLRISLAQAREMASFSQFGSDLDENTQLQIKRGVVLNEVLKQERFSPLTMASEVVLLYCATSDKFNFLATEDIYEFYSALFNEIKVRHPNILEELTDGKVFTDEIKNEIDSAYEEYKAEFLTEHEEYVEDY, encoded by the coding sequence GTGAGTAACAATCCGACTGACAATAAGGATACAAAGATAAAGTCTAAAGGTCCTTCGTTAAGGATCGAGACGGCTGGTGATATTTCGGAAGAGCGACTCGTCCGGTTTGCAGCAAAATTTGCCGAATTAAACGAGATCGAAGACTACCGTCTGATAGTGGAGCCGAGGCCGGATCTCATCGGCGGTTTCATCATTTACTTTCAGGGCAGCCGGTACGACTATTCAATAAGAGGCCAGTTAAACAGAATCGGCTCTTTTATCAAGCAGACGCGTTCTTTTGATGCGAACGAAGATGGTTCTGCCGCTTTATCAAAGGAAGAATTCCCTGCAACCAAGATCAAGGAAGACTTGGCTGATGCATTGGAATTGTTCCCTGAATCGCACAAGATAAGTATCGATAACCTCGAGATCTCAAATCTCGGAGATGATGAATTAGACCGCCGTGTCGAAGATGCTTTCCTTTTCCAGGAGCACAGGGACGAGGTAGGTAAGGTAGCTTCGATCTCAGACGGTGTTGCATCTGTAACGGGACTTAAGAACTGTATGGCTAACGAGCTCATCGAGTTCTCATCAGGCGCTACAGGTATCGCAATGAACCTCGAAAAGTCCAAGGTCGGCGTAGTCCTCCTTACGGGCGAAGATACCGTAGTAGAGAGCATGAGCTGCAAGCGTACCATGACTACATGTTCCGTTCCTGTAGGCATGGGACTTTTGGGCAGAGTTGTAGATGCTTTGGGCCACCCGATCGATGGCAAGGGCGTCATAAGATATACAGAGGAAAGACCTGTCGAATCACCCGCTCCAACGATCATTCAAAGAGCTCCTGTTAACACACCTTTGTTTACGGGTATCACGGCAATCGATGCGCTGACTCCTATCGGAAGAGGCCAGAGAGAGCTCATAATAGGCGACCGTCAGACAGGTAAGACATCTATTGCATTAGATGCCATCATCAACCAGAAAAATGAAGACGTCATCTGTGTCTATGTTCCTATCGGACAGAAGATGGCTAATATCGTTGCGACAGCAGGACTTTTGGAAAAGCACGGTGCTCTGGACTACACGGTCGTAGTTGCAGCATCTGCTTCTGAATCTGCCGCAATGCAGTATATTGCACCTTTCTCGGCTTGTGCCATCGCTGAGAAGTTCATGTACGACTACCATAAGGACGTACTCATCGTTTACGATGACCTCTCAAAGCACGCGCAGGCATACAGAGCAATCTCATTGCTCCTCAGAAGACCTCCGGGAAGAGAAGCTTATCCGGGCGACGTCTTCTATCTCCATTCAAGACTTTTGGAAAGAGCAGCTAAGCTCTCGAATGAGCTTGGCGGTGGCTCTATTACAGCGCTTCCTATCGTTGAGACACAGGGTAACGATATCTCGGCTTATATCCCGACGAACGTTATCTCTATTACCGACGGTCAGATATATCTCTCACCTGAGCTGTTCTTCTCAGGCCAGAGACCTGCCGTTAACGTAGGTCTTTCAGTATCCCGTGTAGGCGGCGCTGCCCAGACCAAGGCTGTAAAGAAGGTTGCAGGACCTTTGAGAATCTCACTTGCCCAGGCACGTGAAATGGCTTCGTTCTCACAGTTCGGATCAGACTTGGACGAGAATACACAGCTTCAGATCAAGCGAGGCGTTGTCCTTAACGAAGTATTGAAGCAGGAGAGATTCTCGCCCCTTACGATGGCTTCTGAAGTCGTTCTCCTTTACTGCGCTACTTCGGATAAGTTCAACTTCCTTGCAACGGAAGATATCTATGAATTCTATTCGGCACTTTTTAATGAGATAAAGGTCCGTCATCCCAATATCTTGGAGGAACTTACTGACGGTAAGGTATTCACCGATGAGATCAAGAATGAGATAGATTCGGCATATGAGGAGTACAAGGCAGAGTTCCTGACAGAGCACGAAGAGTACGTCGAGGACTACTGA
- a CDS encoding ATP synthase F0 subcomplex B subunit, translating to MSYLPTLLMEAEESSNLFSPDQFAGYAVTAVITIFNILLVFIIFRLFAYKKILKLIHSRQEALDAELDAAKKAREEAQAVVDSSKETVEAAKRQGSEIVEEAKANAEKQSQAVIDQANLEAQQIIERAEEDAARMKRNAFETMKDDIADLSVQIAGHIIGDAVSKEELKKSAAKHTEDILDKEVAKSE from the coding sequence ATGTCATATTTACCGACACTGCTAATGGAGGCCGAAGAGTCATCAAATCTCTTCTCGCCCGATCAGTTTGCAGGATATGCCGTAACAGCCGTAATAACGATATTCAATATCTTACTGGTATTCATTATCTTCAGGCTGTTCGCTTATAAAAAGATCCTCAAATTAATACATTCACGTCAGGAAGCGCTTGACGCGGAACTTGATGCTGCAAAGAAGGCCAGGGAAGAAGCCCAGGCTGTCGTTGATTCATCTAAAGAAACAGTTGAAGCAGCTAAGCGTCAGGGATCAGAGATCGTAGAAGAAGCCAAGGCTAATGCCGAAAAGCAGAGCCAGGCTGTAATCGACCAGGCAAATCTCGAAGCTCAGCAGATCATTGAGAGAGCTGAAGAAGATGCTGCAAGAATGAAGCGTAATGCTTTCGAGACAATGAAAGACGACATCGCAGATCTCTCTGTTCAGATCGCAGGCCACATCATTGGTGATGCGGTTTCAAAAGAAGAACTCAAGAAATCTGCCGCTAAGCACACAGAAGATATCCTCGATAAAGAGGTAGCAAAGAGTGAGTAA
- a CDS encoding ATP synthase F0 subcomplex A subunit encodes MTCVVIIASWLSEFCAAFAEQFKERFDIGHKDIGGEISEAIMQVQMYFNVGDTKLLITDAIIVTWVAVIAMIIVISLLAGKPSKDMKLTKGQALLVSLTELVITTAMSFGMNRKQAEEVTPMIMTFGLVITACNSISYFHLPPPAKNIAFAIGCAITAILYVIIMTFKFVGAKGFWVTLTTPIPVMIPFKLLDYVVKPLSLSLRLFGNVFAAFIFMEFLSISVPLILPGVAGLWFDIIDGIIQAVVFSYLTMSYIGENVETVNEYNEHPEEHEKKKKKSKNEAVAA; translated from the coding sequence ATGACTTGTGTAGTTATAATCGCTTCGTGGCTTTCAGAGTTCTGTGCTGCTTTCGCAGAGCAATTCAAAGAAAGGTTCGATATCGGCCATAAAGATATCGGAGGCGAGATAAGCGAAGCCATAATGCAGGTACAGATGTACTTTAATGTGGGAGATACCAAGCTCCTCATTACTGACGCGATAATTGTTACCTGGGTCGCTGTGATAGCCATGATAATCGTTATAAGCCTCCTGGCAGGCAAGCCTTCAAAGGATATGAAGCTTACTAAGGGCCAGGCGCTTCTGGTATCGCTTACAGAACTTGTTATTACCACTGCGATGAGCTTTGGAATGAACCGTAAGCAGGCAGAAGAAGTAACTCCCATGATCATGACATTCGGTCTTGTTATCACGGCTTGTAACTCTATCTCTTATTTCCATCTTCCGCCGCCGGCAAAGAATATCGCTTTTGCGATCGGCTGCGCTATTACCGCTATCCTCTACGTTATCATCATGACTTTCAAGTTCGTCGGTGCAAAGGGTTTCTGGGTAACTCTTACGACACCTATCCCTGTCATGATCCCGTTCAAGCTTCTGGATTATGTTGTTAAGCCGTTGTCACTGTCTTTGAGACTTTTCGGTAACGTCTTTGCGGCATTTATATTTATGGAATTCCTCTCGATATCAGTACCTTTGATCCTGCCCGGTGTTGCAGGCCTCTGGTTTGATATCATCGACGGAATCATCCAGGCTGTCGTTTTCTCATATCTGACAATGTCTTATATCGGCGAAAACGTTGAGACGGTCAATGAATATAACGAACATCCCGAAGAGCACGAAAAGAAAAAGAAGAAGTCCAAGAATGAAGCTGTAGCAGCTTAA
- a CDS encoding F-type H+-transporting ATPase subunit beta — MAYGKVVQIIGPVIDCEFAKGEIPKINEAIRIMRKAPAVPETDPSFDPEQLKGDDDVYIEVLQQRGSGIVRCVSFNATEGLIRGLICESMGSSIKVPVGERITGRLFDAIGHPIDNKGDVNCDAYWPIHRRAPSFTEQYPAETMLETGIKVIDLLVPFSRGGKIGLFGGAGVGKTVLILELIRNIASEHGGYSVFTGVGERSREGNDLWNEMKQSGVLDKTIMVFGQMNETSGARMRAPLTGLTMAEYLRDEKHRDVLLFIDNIYRFVQAGSEVSALLGRIPSAVGYQPTLGGEVGELQERITSTRNGSITSIQAVYVPADDITDPAPATTFAHLDANIVLSRAVVELGIYPAVDPLESSSRVLTEDVVGAEHYHVARKVQEMLQRYKELQDIIAILGMEELSEKDRLMVSRARKVQRYLSQPFFVTADSTGFAPRYVPVKETVKAFGELISGSLDHIPEQCFFMKGNLDDVLKAYKETT; from the coding sequence ATGGCATACGGCAAGGTAGTACAGATAATAGGACCTGTAATCGACTGCGAATTCGCGAAAGGCGAGATCCCGAAGATCAACGAAGCAATAAGGATCATGAGAAAAGCTCCCGCTGTTCCTGAGACAGATCCTTCATTTGATCCCGAGCAGCTCAAAGGTGACGACGACGTTTATATCGAAGTTCTCCAGCAGAGAGGCTCCGGCATTGTAAGATGTGTATCTTTCAATGCTACTGAAGGCCTTATCAGAGGTCTTATCTGCGAATCCATGGGTTCTTCCATCAAGGTACCTGTAGGCGAGAGGATCACGGGCCGTTTGTTTGACGCTATCGGCCATCCGATAGACAACAAGGGTGATGTTAACTGCGATGCCTATTGGCCTATCCACAGAAGAGCTCCTTCATTTACTGAACAGTATCCTGCAGAGACAATGCTCGAGACGGGTATCAAGGTAATAGACCTTCTTGTTCCTTTCTCTAGAGGCGGTAAGATCGGTCTTTTCGGAGGCGCAGGCGTAGGTAAGACAGTCCTTATCCTTGAGCTCATCAGAAACATCGCAAGCGAGCACGGCGGATATTCAGTATTTACAGGTGTCGGCGAGCGTTCACGTGAAGGTAACGACCTCTGGAACGAGATGAAGCAGTCCGGCGTACTTGATAAGACCATCATGGTATTCGGTCAGATGAATGAGACATCAGGTGCGAGAATGAGAGCGCCGCTTACGGGTCTTACAATGGCTGAGTATTTAAGAGACGAGAAGCACAGGGACGTGCTCTTGTTCATCGATAATATCTACAGATTCGTCCAGGCAGGTTCTGAGGTTTCTGCGCTCTTAGGCCGTATTCCTTCGGCCGTTGGTTACCAGCCTACATTAGGCGGAGAAGTCGGCGAACTCCAGGAAAGAATCACTTCAACAAGAAACGGATCGATCACTTCCATTCAGGCAGTATACGTTCCTGCGGACGATATCACTGACCCTGCACCTGCAACGACATTTGCTCATCTCGATGCAAATATCGTTTTGTCCCGTGCAGTCGTTGAGCTCGGTATCTATCCTGCAGTTGACCCTCTGGAATCTTCATCAAGAGTTCTTACCGAAGACGTTGTTGGCGCTGAGCACTACCACGTTGCACGCAAGGTACAGGAGATGCTCCAGCGTTATAAGGAACTCCAGGACATCATCGCTATCCTCGGTATGGAAGAGCTTTCCGAAAAGGACAGACTCATGGTATCCCGTGCGCGTAAGGTTCAGAGATACCTGTCACAGCCTTTCTTCGTAACAGCCGATTCCACAGGTTTTGCACCCAGATATGTTCCTGTCAAAGAGACTGTAAAAGCATTCGGAGAACTTATCTCAGGCTCTTTGGATCACATCCCCGAGCAGTGCTTCTTCATGAAGGGCAATCTCGACGATGTTCTTAAGGCATACAAGGAAACCACTTAA
- a CDS encoding putative flagellin with Flp1-like domain: MRKITKRQNKKGMGTVEIVIIIAVLVALALLFRAGLTEYGQKIMAFCFDDSKIASAF; this comes from the coding sequence ATGAGAAAAATCACGAAACGGCAGAATAAGAAAGGTATGGGAACCGTCGAGATCGTAATCATCATCGCGGTCCTCGTAGCATTGGCATTGCTGTTTAGAGCGGGCCTTACGGAATACGGACAGAAGATAATGGCATTCTGTTTTGACGATTCGAAAATAGCCTCTGCTTTCTAA
- a CDS encoding ATP synthase F0 subcomplex C subunit translates to MNSILIAALPVIAALETRGIAAIAAAIAISCGAFASTFAMGKAASTALEAGARQPEIVSKLQTMLLLSIVFIESIGIYSLVVAFLLIFTVQ, encoded by the coding sequence ATGAACAGCATTTTAATCGCAGCTTTACCGGTCATTGCTGCACTGGAGACAAGAGGTATTGCAGCTATCGCAGCAGCAATCGCTATTTCCTGCGGTGCGTTCGCTTCGACATTTGCGATGGGCAAGGCAGCAAGCACTGCTTTGGAAGCAGGTGCGAGACAGCCTGAGATCGTAAGCAAACTTCAGACAATGCTTCTCCTTTCAATCGTCTTCATCGAGTCAATCGGTATCTATTCACTCGTTGTCGCATTCCTTTTGATCTTCACAGTTCAGTAA
- a CDS encoding ATP synthase F1 subcomplex epsilon subunit, translating into MADHVSHKINLLIVTPYEDFFEGLVDSVRIPTSDGEFGFMAGHSPFVAALEPGACALTTNGKTRYCMLSEGYCEINGMLALIVCNSAEWPENMRLRRIVTAYNNALEELKTHKDKNGRPVFPEDSKAKGKRALARMKFIERYGTDAQKERLAGYKKSDFPDGKIPRLQ; encoded by the coding sequence ATGGCAGACCACGTATCACACAAGATCAACCTTCTTATAGTTACCCCTTACGAAGATTTCTTCGAAGGGCTGGTTGACAGTGTCCGTATTCCCACGAGCGACGGCGAGTTCGGCTTCATGGCAGGTCATTCTCCTTTTGTCGCAGCATTAGAGCCAGGCGCTTGCGCACTTACAACTAACGGTAAGACAAGATACTGCATGCTCTCTGAAGGCTACTGCGAGATCAACGGCATGCTCGCCCTTATCGTCTGCAACTCCGCAGAGTGGCCTGAAAATATGCGTCTCAGAAGGATCGTTACAGCATATAACAACGCTCTGGAAGAATTAAAAACACACAAAGATAAGAACGGCAGACCGGTATTTCCTGAAGACAGCAAAGCTAAGGGAAAGAGAGCTCTTGCGAGAATGAAATTCATCGAACGTTACGGCACGGATGCCCAGAAAGAAAGGCTCGCAGGCTATAAGAAGAGCGATTTTCCTGACGGAAAGATCCCAAGACTTCAGTAA
- a CDS encoding Amt family ammonium transporter yields MDTNLISSLIDEKVFGVWFLIGAALVFWMQAGFAMVECGFARAKNAGNIIMKNLMDFCIGTVVFIAIGFGLFLGEDMLMGFMGKPNIDIFTNYASFDWSNFVFNLVFCATTATIVSGAMAERTRFLSYCVYSAVISAVIYPIEAHWTWGGGWLAAMGFHDFAGSNCIHMVGGISALIGAAILGPRIGKFVKDKAGKVTKVNAFPGHNIPMGALGVFILWLGWYGFNGAACTDMAQLGSVFVTTTIAPAVATVVCMIFTWIKYGKPDVSMCLNASLAGLVAITAPCDVTDALGATIIGAVSGVLVVFGVWFLDNVIRVDDPVGAVAVHMFNGIWGTIAVGLFATNTAPAYSIVDAAGNEMVGLFYGGGVKLLGIQLLGMGATAAWTAITITVTFLIIKAIFGLRASEEEELTGLDVTEHGLASAYSGFSLMDVSGAMMEENENTDLGTPDYNEASEAQKNAAIKVAVAPEIDTGMHKVVIIAKLSRYDKLRKAMNDLGVTGMTVTQVMGCGIQKGAGEKYRGVEVDATLLPKIKVEVVVSKIPVDKVIEKAKEVLYTGHIGDGKIFVYNVGKVVKIRTGEEDYAALQDVE; encoded by the coding sequence ATGGACACTAATTTAATCAGCAGCTTGATTGATGAAAAAGTCTTTGGCGTCTGGTTTTTGATCGGCGCGGCATTGGTTTTCTGGATGCAGGCTGGATTCGCGATGGTAGAGTGCGGCTTCGCGAGAGCGAAGAACGCAGGTAATATCATCATGAAGAACCTGATGGATTTCTGTATCGGTACAGTAGTATTTATCGCAATCGGTTTCGGTTTGTTCCTCGGCGAAGATATGCTCATGGGATTTATGGGTAAGCCGAACATCGATATCTTCACAAATTACGCAAGCTTTGACTGGTCAAACTTCGTATTCAACCTTGTATTCTGTGCCACAACAGCAACGATCGTATCAGGCGCTATGGCAGAGAGAACAAGATTCTTATCTTACTGCGTATATTCCGCAGTTATCTCAGCAGTCATCTATCCTATTGAAGCTCACTGGACATGGGGCGGCGGCTGGCTCGCAGCAATGGGATTCCACGATTTCGCAGGTTCTAACTGCATCCACATGGTAGGTGGTATCTCAGCTTTGATCGGTGCAGCTATTCTTGGACCCCGTATCGGTAAGTTCGTTAAGGATAAGGCTGGTAAGGTTACAAAGGTTAACGCTTTCCCCGGCCACAACATCCCTATGGGCGCTTTGGGTGTATTCATCCTCTGGCTCGGCTGGTACGGATTCAACGGTGCTGCCTGCACAGATATGGCTCAGCTCGGTTCCGTTTTCGTAACAACAACAATCGCTCCTGCGGTCGCAACAGTTGTCTGCATGATCTTCACTTGGATCAAGTATGGTAAGCCTGATGTTTCTATGTGCCTTAATGCTTCCCTCGCAGGACTCGTTGCAATCACAGCTCCTTGTGACGTAACAGACGCTCTCGGCGCAACGATCATCGGTGCTGTTTCCGGCGTGCTCGTAGTTTTCGGCGTATGGTTCCTTGATAATGTAATCAGAGTTGATGACCCTGTCGGTGCAGTTGCAGTTCATATGTTCAACGGTATCTGGGGTACAATCGCAGTAGGCCTTTTCGCTACAAACACAGCTCCTGCTTACTCTATCGTTGATGCAGCAGGCAATGAGATGGTTGGTCTCTTCTATGGCGGCGGCGTCAAGCTCCTTGGAATCCAGCTCTTAGGTATGGGTGCTACAGCCGCTTGGACAGCAATCACAATTACAGTTACATTCCTGATCATTAAGGCTATCTTCGGATTAAGAGCTTCTGAAGAAGAAGAGCTCACAGGTCTTGACGTTACAGAGCACGGTCTCGCAAGTGCTTACTCCGGCTTTTCCCTCATGGACGTTTCAGGCGCTATGATGGAAGAAAACGAGAACACAGACCTCGGTACACCTGATTACAATGAAGCTTCTGAAGCTCAGAAGAATGCGGCAATCAAGGTTGCAGTTGCTCCTGAGATCGACACAGGTATGCATAAGGTTGTAATTATCGCTAAGCTTTCACGTTATGACAAGCTCAGAAAGGCCATGAATGATCTCGGTGTAACCGGTATGACAGTTACTCAGGTCATGGGCTGCGGTATCCAGAAGGGTGCCGGTGAGAAGTACAGAGGTGTCGAGGTAGACGCAACGCTCCTGCCTAAGATCAAGGTCGAAGTTGTCGTATCCAAGATCCCTGTAGATAAGGTTATCGAGAAGGCTAAGGAAGTTCTTTATACAGGACATATCGGTGACGGTAAGATCTTCGTTTACAACGTAGGCAAGGTCGTTAAGATCCGTACCGGTGAAGAGGACTACGCAGCATTACAGGATGTAGAGTAA